A single genomic interval of Prochlorococcus marinus XMU1406 harbors:
- a CDS encoding aminotransferase class I/II-fold pyridoxal phosphate-dependent enzyme, producing MSISSFLTKKFLKSLFFPAHNRGAALPKKLVKLLKNPPGYWDLPELPEIGSPLSQSGLIAKSQREFSDKFGAKGCFFGVNGASGLIQSAVIAMANPGENILMPRNVHISVIKICAMQNINPIFFDLEFSTITGHYKPITKIWLENVFKKLNFDENKIAGVILVNPSYHGYSGDLEPLIDCCHQKNLPVLVDEAHGSYFLFCENLNLPKPALSSNADLVVNSLHKSLNGLTQTAVLWYKGNLINEDNLIKSIHLLQTTSPSSLLLSSCEESIRDWLNKKSLSKYQKRIYEAKSIYKKLIQKNIPLIETQDPLKIVVNTSKAGIDGFTADNFFYRNGLIAELPEMMTLTFCLGFGNQKDFLNLFEKLWKKLLLNSKKSKSLEVLRSPFKLVQSPEIEIGIAWRSKTRRISFSQSLNKISGDIICPYPPGIPLLIPGEKIDIDRFNWINNQSLCNKDLVNFNIRVLET from the coding sequence ATGAGCATTTCATCTTTTCTAACCAAAAAGTTTTTAAAGTCTTTATTCTTTCCCGCTCATAACAGAGGGGCAGCTTTACCAAAAAAATTAGTGAAGTTATTAAAAAATCCACCTGGGTATTGGGACTTGCCCGAATTACCAGAAATAGGCTCCCCACTATCCCAAAGCGGATTAATTGCTAAATCTCAAAGAGAATTCTCCGACAAATTTGGAGCTAAAGGATGTTTTTTTGGAGTTAATGGAGCTTCCGGATTAATACAATCAGCAGTAATTGCAATGGCAAATCCAGGCGAAAATATCCTGATGCCTAGAAATGTTCATATAAGTGTCATAAAAATCTGTGCGATGCAGAATATAAATCCAATATTTTTTGACTTAGAATTTTCAACCATAACGGGTCATTACAAACCAATTACAAAAATTTGGTTGGAAAATGTATTTAAAAAATTAAATTTTGATGAGAATAAAATTGCAGGGGTTATTCTTGTAAATCCCTCTTATCATGGTTATTCCGGAGATTTAGAGCCTTTAATAGATTGTTGTCATCAAAAAAATTTACCTGTTTTAGTTGATGAAGCCCATGGTTCATATTTCCTTTTTTGTGAAAATCTTAATTTACCAAAACCGGCCTTATCATCAAACGCTGATTTAGTGGTTAATTCATTGCATAAGTCACTCAATGGATTAACTCAAACGGCGGTACTTTGGTACAAAGGGAATCTAATAAATGAAGATAATTTAATCAAAAGTATTCATTTGCTGCAAACTACCAGTCCAAGTTCCTTATTACTTTCTTCTTGTGAAGAGTCTATTAGGGACTGGCTTAACAAAAAAAGTTTATCAAAATATCAAAAAAGAATTTATGAGGCAAAAAGTATTTATAAAAAATTAATTCAAAAAAATATTCCTCTCATAGAAACTCAAGACCCCTTAAAAATTGTAGTAAATACCTCTAAGGCTGGAATTGATGGTTTTACTGCTGATAATTTTTTTTATAGAAATGGACTTATTGCCGAATTACCAGAAATGATGACTCTCACTTTTTGCTTAGGATTTGGAAATCAAAAAGATTTTCTTAATTTATTTGAAAAGTTATGGAAAAAATTACTATTAAATTCCAAAAAATCAAAAAGTTTAGAAGTGCTCAGATCGCCCTTTAAATTAGTTCAATCACCCGAAATCGAAATTGGAATTGCTTGGAGAAGTAAGACTCGGAGAATTTCTTTTTCACAATCATTAAATAAAATATCTGGAGATATTATTTGCCCTTATCCTCCTGGGATTCCTCTACTAATTCCTGGCGAAAAAATTGATATAGATAGGTTTAATTGGATAAATAATCAAAGTTTATGTAACAAAGATCTGGTAAATTTTAATATAAGAGTCTTAGAAACATAG
- a CDS encoding phosphatidate cytidylyltransferase encodes MRLKSGLLIGIFGLIVVLMGGWFFTLATALLTYLALLEFFRMAEFKGIRPATKTTLFSSFTIIVSTYLETIGVLEGEISNSILPICSVGICTWLLLQPKPGTISDIAASIFGLFYLGFLPSYWIKLRGLDSVIIGSNQGFMSLENLSSTTGLHLTLTSCFLIVASDIGSYFIGKSFGKTSLSPISPSKTIEGLIGGISCSILLAIFFAFLMNWENPLIVGIIYGISISLMALVGDLIESMMKRDAKIKDSGTFLPGHGGILDRIDSYIFTPSVLYYIFIILKYLN; translated from the coding sequence ATGAGATTAAAAAGCGGGTTACTTATAGGAATTTTTGGTTTGATTGTTGTTTTGATGGGGGGATGGTTTTTTACATTGGCAACTGCTTTGCTTACATATCTAGCATTATTAGAATTTTTTAGAATGGCAGAATTTAAAGGAATAAGACCAGCTACAAAAACCACATTATTTTCATCCTTTACTATTATAGTTTCTACTTATCTTGAGACTATTGGTGTGCTTGAAGGAGAAATTTCAAATTCAATTTTGCCAATCTGTTCAGTTGGGATATGCACTTGGTTACTTTTGCAACCAAAACCTGGGACAATTTCAGATATTGCAGCATCTATTTTTGGATTATTCTATTTAGGTTTTTTACCTAGTTACTGGATTAAGTTAAGGGGATTAGATTCAGTTATAATAGGTTCAAATCAGGGTTTTATGTCGCTTGAGAACTTATCAAGTACTACAGGTCTTCATTTAACTTTAACTTCTTGTTTTTTAATTGTAGCTAGTGATATTGGTTCTTATTTTATTGGGAAGTCATTTGGTAAAACATCTCTATCTCCAATATCTCCGAGCAAAACTATAGAAGGTTTAATTGGAGGAATATCCTGTTCAATTTTACTAGCAATATTTTTCGCATTTTTAATGAATTGGGAAAATCCATTAATTGTTGGAATAATTTATGGAATTTCAATTTCTCTTATGGCATTAGTTGGAGATTTAATTGAATCTATGATGAAGAGAGATGCAAAAATAAAAGATTCCGGAACTTTTTTACCGGGACATGGAGGGATTCTTGACAGAATTGACAGTTACATCTTTACTCCATCTGTTTTGTATTATATTTTTATAATTCTCAAGTATCTAAATTAA
- a CDS encoding alpha/beta fold hydrolase has product MTKNNFEQLSDLNVEFFKSAKLSLLDPLGLYLANDVKWIKLNQNWNSLKFPVVMGGKGQPILLLHGFDSSFLEFRRIYKSLKRNFQVIAPDLLGFGFSPRCATNEFNSSKIISHLIDLLKALKITKNLKIIGASMGGSTALKLAYEIPDSIDKIILLSPAGLFGEPKSIPFPLNQIGASFLGLPQVRKSLCRQAFAFPDECVGKMEEQIASIHLGCKGWRNSLASFAKSGGFAGTQKYIQNIPIKTLCGENDRILGTKELKKIGNIEKLNFVGLQNCGHLPHIDLPSLSSKIIQDYFLE; this is encoded by the coding sequence TTGACTAAAAACAATTTTGAACAATTAAGTGATTTAAATGTAGAATTTTTCAAAAGTGCCAAATTGTCACTATTAGATCCTTTAGGTCTTTATTTGGCAAATGATGTTAAGTGGATAAAACTCAACCAAAATTGGAACTCCTTAAAATTCCCAGTAGTTATGGGAGGAAAAGGTCAACCTATACTTCTTCTACATGGCTTTGATAGTAGTTTTTTAGAATTCAGAAGAATATATAAATCACTAAAAAGAAATTTTCAAGTTATAGCTCCTGATCTTCTAGGTTTTGGTTTTAGTCCCAGGTGCGCAACAAATGAATTTAATTCCTCGAAAATAATTTCGCATTTAATTGATCTCCTTAAGGCATTAAAAATAACAAAGAATCTAAAAATTATAGGTGCCTCAATGGGAGGCTCAACAGCTTTAAAACTTGCTTATGAAATTCCTGATTCTATTGATAAAATCATCCTTTTGTCCCCCGCAGGATTGTTTGGAGAACCTAAGAGTATTCCTTTTCCTCTGAACCAAATTGGCGCCTCATTTCTTGGATTGCCTCAGGTTAGAAAAAGTCTTTGTAGGCAAGCATTTGCTTTTCCAGATGAATGCGTTGGTAAGATGGAAGAACAAATTGCTTCAATTCATTTAGGTTGTAAAGGATGGAGGAATTCACTTGCATCATTTGCAAAAAGTGGAGGGTTTGCAGGAACTCAAAAATATATCCAAAATATACCAATTAAAACATTATGTGGAGAAAATGATCGAATTCTTGGAACAAAAGAGCTTAAAAAAATAGGTAATATTGAAAAATTAAATTTTGTAGGGTTACAAAATTGTGGTCATCTTCCGCATATAGATCTTCCATCATTATCTAGTAAAATTATCCAAGATTATTTTTTGGAATAA
- a CDS encoding iron-containing alcohol dehydrogenase produces MQSISPETIYRGYSAWEKSLPQITKLTKSPLILGRGIQTNNLRNNIFNDLKNQKLNVNSANLQFDCCYEDISRVKNIISNNKNDCVIAAGGGKVLDSGKYIAESLNIPCITVPLSASTCAGWTALSNIYTKDGQFIKDVALGSCPKILVFDHKFIQTAPSRTLASGIADALAKWYESSITSSKIDDGLVQQAIQISRVLRDQLLIDGGKAFKGQFENNPSWQNTVEACGLTAGLVGGIGGEKCRTAAAHAIHNAITQIITPNKFLHGEIVGVGLLLQLRLEEMKNNNKLADQSIKQLFVLMKELNLPTTIGQLGINVFENNNLEKIADFTCRDKSEIHFLPFEINKSDIIEVISNFEQQKIKT; encoded by the coding sequence ATGCAGTCTATCTCTCCAGAAACTATATACAGGGGATATTCTGCTTGGGAAAAATCTTTACCTCAAATTACTAAATTAACTAAAAGTCCATTAATTCTAGGTAGAGGGATTCAAACGAATAATTTGAGAAATAATATTTTTAATGATTTAAAAAATCAAAAACTTAATGTAAATTCAGCTAATTTACAATTTGATTGTTGTTACGAAGATATTTCAAGAGTTAAGAATATTATTTCAAATAATAAAAATGATTGTGTTATCGCAGCTGGAGGTGGCAAAGTTCTAGACTCTGGAAAATATATAGCCGAGTCTCTTAATATCCCTTGTATTACTGTTCCCCTTAGCGCCTCTACCTGTGCTGGTTGGACAGCCTTATCGAATATTTATACAAAGGATGGTCAATTTATAAAAGATGTTGCATTAGGATCTTGTCCGAAAATACTAGTTTTTGATCATAAATTTATTCAAACAGCTCCATCAAGAACACTTGCAAGTGGTATAGCAGATGCCTTGGCAAAATGGTACGAATCCTCAATAACAAGTTCAAAAATAGATGACGGTCTTGTTCAACAAGCAATTCAGATATCAAGAGTTTTAAGAGATCAACTATTAATAGATGGAGGAAAAGCATTTAAGGGTCAATTTGAAAATAATCCATCTTGGCAAAATACTGTAGAAGCATGTGGACTTACAGCAGGATTAGTTGGCGGTATTGGTGGAGAAAAATGTAGGACTGCAGCAGCACATGCTATTCATAATGCAATTACTCAGATAATCACCCCTAATAAATTCTTACACGGTGAGATTGTTGGGGTTGGATTATTACTGCAATTAAGACTAGAAGAAATGAAAAATAATAATAAATTAGCTGATCAATCAATTAAACAATTATTTGTACTTATGAAAGAATTGAATTTGCCAACTACTATCGGACAACTTGGAATAAATGTTTTTGAAAATAATAATTTAGAGAAAATTGCTGATTTTACTTGTCGAGATAAATCTGAGATTCACTTTTTGCCTTTTGAAATTAATAAAAGTGACATAATAGAGGTTATTTCAAATTTTGAACAACAAAAAATTAAAACATAA
- a CDS encoding ATP-dependent Clp protease ATP-binding subunit: protein MFERFTEKAIKVIMLAQEEARRLGHNFVGTEQILLGLIGEGTGVAAKVLKSLGVNLKDSRIEVEKIIGRGSGFVAVEIPFTPRAKRVLELSLEEARQLGHNYIGTEHLLLGLIREGEGVAARVLENLNIDLTKVRTQVIRMLGETAEVGTGASTTKGNLKTATLDEFGTNLTKLASESKLDPVVGRHSEIDRVVQILGRRTKNNPVLIGEPGVGKTAIAEGLAQRIQTGDIPDILEDKRVLTLDIGLLVAGTKYRGEFEERLKKIMEEIKSAGNVILVIDEVHTLIGAGAAEGAIDAANILKPALARGELQCIGATTLDEYRKHIERDAALERRFQPVMVGEPSIEDTIEILKGLRERYEQHHRLKITDDALEAAAHLGDRYISDRFLPDKAIDLIDEAGSRVRLINSKLPPEAKQIDRELREVQKQKEESVRDQNFDQAGQLREKEMELSAKIKDVLDNKKESTAGDQSDADNSVKSDSKLLQSPLVSEEDVAHIVASWTGVPVQKLTETESVKLLNMEETLHQRLIGQDEAVKAVSRAIRRARVGLKNPNRPIASFIFSGPTGVGKTELTKSLASYFFGSEEAMIRLDMSEFMERHTVSKLIGSPPGYVGFNEGGQLTEAVRRRPYTVVLFDEVEKAHPDVFNLLLQLLEDGRLTDSKGRTVDFKNTLLIMTSNIGSKVIEKGGGGLGFEFSGDSVEDSQYNRIKSLVNEELKQYFRPEFLNRLDEIIVFRQLTKNEVKEIAEILLQEVFARLQDKGIKLNVTDAFKERLVEEGYNPSYGARPLRRAVMRLLEDSLAEEVLSGRIKDGDNALVDIDDNKKVTINVSSEESSQELAGANF, encoded by the coding sequence ATGTTTGAAAGATTTACAGAAAAAGCTATAAAAGTCATTATGCTTGCTCAAGAGGAAGCTAGAAGACTTGGCCATAATTTTGTTGGAACAGAACAAATTCTTTTGGGGTTAATTGGAGAAGGAACTGGGGTCGCAGCGAAAGTACTTAAATCACTTGGAGTTAATTTAAAGGATTCAAGGATAGAGGTGGAAAAGATAATAGGTAGAGGTTCAGGTTTTGTAGCTGTAGAAATACCTTTTACTCCCAGAGCTAAAAGAGTTTTAGAACTATCTTTAGAAGAGGCTCGTCAACTTGGTCACAATTACATTGGTACAGAACATTTATTGTTGGGATTAATAAGGGAAGGTGAAGGTGTGGCTGCAAGAGTTCTTGAAAACCTTAATATCGACCTTACAAAAGTTAGAACTCAAGTTATAAGAATGCTTGGTGAAACCGCCGAAGTTGGCACAGGTGCAAGTACAACTAAGGGCAACTTAAAAACTGCTACTCTTGATGAATTCGGAACAAATTTAACAAAATTAGCAAGTGAATCAAAATTAGATCCAGTCGTTGGACGCCATTCAGAAATAGACCGTGTAGTTCAAATACTAGGTAGGAGGACAAAAAATAATCCTGTTCTTATAGGGGAGCCAGGTGTAGGTAAAACAGCTATCGCAGAAGGTCTAGCTCAAAGAATACAAACTGGTGATATTCCAGACATACTTGAAGATAAAAGAGTTTTGACACTTGATATAGGTCTTTTGGTAGCAGGAACAAAATATAGAGGTGAATTTGAAGAAAGGTTAAAAAAAATAATGGAAGAAATTAAATCAGCAGGTAACGTCATTCTTGTCATAGATGAAGTGCATACTTTAATTGGTGCTGGAGCTGCTGAAGGAGCTATAGATGCAGCAAATATACTTAAGCCAGCATTAGCTAGAGGGGAACTTCAATGTATTGGAGCAACAACTCTAGATGAATATAGAAAACATATTGAAAGAGATGCTGCTCTAGAAAGAAGATTCCAGCCTGTAATGGTAGGAGAGCCATCTATAGAAGATACAATCGAAATTTTAAAAGGTCTTAGAGAACGTTACGAACAACATCATCGTTTAAAAATTACTGATGATGCGCTAGAGGCCGCCGCTCATTTAGGTGATCGTTATATATCTGACAGATTTTTACCTGATAAGGCTATTGACCTCATCGACGAGGCAGGAAGTAGAGTACGTTTAATAAACTCTAAACTTCCGCCTGAAGCAAAACAGATAGATAGAGAACTAAGAGAAGTCCAAAAACAAAAGGAAGAATCTGTAAGAGACCAAAATTTCGACCAAGCTGGCCAATTACGCGAAAAAGAGATGGAATTGTCTGCAAAAATTAAAGATGTTTTGGACAATAAAAAAGAATCTACAGCTGGAGATCAATCTGATGCTGATAATTCTGTAAAAAGTGATTCAAAACTTTTACAAAGTCCCCTTGTTAGTGAAGAGGATGTAGCTCATATTGTGGCTTCATGGACAGGTGTTCCTGTTCAAAAATTAACAGAAACTGAATCAGTCAAGCTTCTAAATATGGAGGAAACACTTCACCAAAGGCTAATTGGACAAGATGAAGCTGTAAAGGCTGTCTCAAGAGCCATAAGAAGAGCAAGAGTTGGATTAAAAAATCCTAATAGACCCATAGCAAGTTTTATCTTTTCTGGACCTACCGGTGTTGGTAAAACTGAATTGACTAAATCATTGGCTTCATATTTCTTCGGTAGTGAAGAAGCAATGATTAGATTAGATATGTCAGAATTTATGGAAAGACATACAGTTAGTAAACTTATAGGTTCGCCTCCTGGTTATGTTGGTTTTAATGAAGGTGGTCAGCTTACTGAAGCTGTTAGAAGACGTCCTTATACCGTTGTTTTATTTGATGAAGTTGAAAAGGCACATCCAGATGTTTTCAACTTATTATTACAACTACTTGAAGACGGAAGATTAACTGACTCCAAAGGTAGAACTGTAGATTTTAAAAATACATTATTAATAATGACTTCTAATATTGGTTCAAAAGTAATCGAGAAAGGTGGTGGCGGACTAGGATTCGAATTCTCAGGTGATTCAGTTGAAGATAGCCAATATAACAGAATTAAATCACTAGTTAATGAAGAACTTAAGCAATACTTTAGGCCTGAATTTTTAAATAGGCTTGATGAAATAATTGTATTCAGACAATTAACTAAAAATGAAGTTAAAGAAATTGCTGAAATATTGTTGCAAGAAGTTTTTGCCCGACTACAGGATAAAGGTATTAAATTAAATGTCACCGATGCTTTCAAAGAAAGACTTGTTGAAGAAGGTTACAATCCTTCATACGGAGCGAGACCTTTGAGAAGGGCAGTTATGCGTTTACTAGAAGATAGTTTGGCTGAAGAAGTTCTTTCTGGGAGAATAAAAGATGGAGATAATGCTTTAGTTGATATAGATGATAATAAAAAAGTTACAATAAATGTTTCTTCTGAAGAATCTTCTCAAGAACTAGCAGGTGCTAACTTCTAA
- the rimI gene encoding ribosomal protein S18-alanine N-acetyltransferase, with protein MISIKQINNKDIDLCYELDANTISLWSKEQWANEFKKDGTKIFGLLIKNLVIGICVFQVVLDEAQINYFVVNKKFRKKGFGSYLMSYLINKCEKLNLKKLLLEVSHSNVTAERFYSRFDFSTVGIRKNYYKDGSHALLKEKKLTTK; from the coding sequence ATGATATCCATTAAACAAATAAATAATAAAGATATTGATTTATGTTATGAATTAGATGCAAATACGATTTCTCTATGGAGTAAAGAACAATGGGCTAACGAATTCAAAAAAGATGGTACAAAAATCTTTGGCTTATTAATTAAAAATTTAGTCATTGGTATATGTGTTTTTCAAGTTGTTCTTGATGAAGCTCAAATAAATTATTTTGTTGTAAATAAAAAATTTAGAAAAAAGGGATTTGGATCTTATCTTATGAGCTATTTAATAAATAAATGTGAAAAATTAAATTTAAAGAAATTACTATTAGAGGTTTCTCATAGCAATGTTACTGCTGAAAGATTTTATAGTCGCTTTGATTTTTCTACTGTGGGAATAAGAAAAAATTATTATAAAGATGGTTCACATGCTCTTTTAAAAGAAAAAAAATTAACAACAAAATAA
- the lysA gene encoding diaminopimelate decarboxylase, which produces MEEKQSFLKQKIDLESPNRNIIPITTSIERDGKLSVGGCSIEELVKKYHSPLYILDEITLRNSCKAYKKALEKYYPGKSLPIYASKANSSIFMSSLVSSEGLGLDAVSEGELLTAIKGGVPNEKIVFHGNNKSDKELEFAVRNNIKVIVDNDYDLERLDEISNSFNHDLEIMIRFTPGIECHTHEYIRTGSFDSKFGFGIEYLNTLFNRISNTKHLKLKGLHAHIGSQIFELDPHKDLGEIMVKVILDAKKFGHNIEELNVGGGLGIRYTESDDPPSIDEWVKTISSSVVEACKKNNLDFPTLMCEPGRSIVSTAGITIYKIGAFKEIPGIRTYLSVDGGMSDNPRPITYQSNYSACLVSNPFNINSKNKYTIAGKHCESGDVLFKEIELAECKTGDLICVFGTGAYNNSMSSNYNRIPRPAALLVKDGEAEIIQKRESPLDLLKYDVLPDRFIKQN; this is translated from the coding sequence ATGGAAGAAAAACAATCTTTTTTAAAACAAAAAATTGACTTGGAAAGTCCTAACAGAAATATTATTCCCATTACCACATCCATTGAAAGAGATGGGAAATTGTCAGTTGGTGGATGTTCTATTGAAGAACTAGTTAAAAAATATCATTCTCCTCTTTATATCTTGGATGAAATCACTTTAAGAAATTCTTGTAAAGCTTACAAAAAAGCATTAGAAAAATATTACCCAGGAAAATCCTTGCCGATATATGCTTCTAAGGCAAATAGTTCCATTTTCATGAGTAGTCTTGTTTCCTCGGAAGGTTTAGGACTTGATGCTGTTTCAGAAGGAGAACTATTAACTGCTATTAAAGGTGGGGTTCCAAATGAAAAAATTGTTTTTCATGGTAACAACAAATCAGACAAAGAATTAGAATTCGCAGTTAGAAATAATATTAAGGTTATTGTAGATAATGATTACGACTTAGAAAGATTAGATGAAATCTCAAATTCATTTAATCATGATTTAGAAATAATGATTCGCTTTACTCCTGGGATAGAATGCCATACACATGAATATATTAGAACTGGATCATTTGATAGCAAATTTGGTTTCGGAATAGAATATTTAAATACTCTATTTAACAGAATAAGCAATACAAAGCACCTAAAATTAAAAGGTTTACATGCTCATATTGGTTCACAGATTTTTGAACTAGACCCCCATAAGGATCTGGGAGAAATAATGGTAAAGGTTATCTTAGACGCCAAAAAATTTGGTCATAATATTGAGGAACTAAATGTTGGCGGGGGTTTAGGTATCAGGTATACAGAAAGTGATGATCCCCCTTCAATTGATGAATGGGTAAAAACAATTTCTTCTTCCGTTGTTGAAGCTTGTAAAAAAAACAACTTAGATTTTCCCACATTAATGTGCGAACCTGGTAGATCTATTGTATCTACAGCAGGTATAACCATTTACAAAATTGGGGCTTTTAAAGAAATTCCTGGTATCAGAACATATTTATCTGTTGATGGTGGTATGAGTGATAATCCAAGACCAATTACATATCAATCAAATTATTCTGCATGTTTAGTAAGTAATCCATTTAATATTAATTCCAAAAATAAATATACTATTGCGGGTAAGCACTGCGAATCGGGAGATGTATTGTTTAAAGAAATTGAACTAGCAGAATGTAAAACGGGAGATCTTATATGTGTTTTTGGTACTGGTGCATATAATAATTCAATGAGTTCTAACTACAACAGAATTCCAAGACCTGCCGCTCTCTTAGTTAAAGATGGAGAGGCAGAAATTATTCAAAAAAGAGAAAGCCCATTGGATCTTTTAAAATATGACGTATTACCTGATCGCTTTATCAAACAAAATTAG
- the cdaA gene encoding diadenylate cyclase CdaA, which translates to MNFWGIINLKLLLDVLFAVGFGLLLFSRVKEQRTLWLLRGYLFLVSSAWFIQRYAYLPLTSKLIDAVVLACSLSLAILWQGELRRLMELLGTGRLAVLLGNPQKEFRATSTTITQLVDTAGKLSQNRRGALIVVDLGSDLRPEDFLYSGTNIEAQLSTDLLINLFATDTPLHDGAVLVKGNKIISAGVILPLSRQGISRYGTRHLAALGITERFDRCICIVVSEETGTLSLANQGKLERPITSSRLQELLAKLIGNQNSIGANKASVNKNVSSQKIDSSDNIISDINKKESEKSEIFVNKKD; encoded by the coding sequence GTGAATTTCTGGGGGATTATAAATTTAAAGCTTTTATTAGATGTCTTATTTGCTGTTGGTTTCGGACTATTATTATTCTCTAGAGTAAAAGAACAACGGACATTATGGCTTCTAAGAGGATATTTGTTTTTAGTATCATCCGCATGGTTTATTCAAAGATATGCATACTTACCACTAACATCAAAATTAATTGATGCTGTAGTCCTCGCTTGCTCTCTCTCATTAGCGATCCTTTGGCAAGGAGAGTTAAGAAGATTAATGGAATTACTAGGCACTGGAAGGCTAGCTGTATTACTAGGGAATCCACAAAAGGAATTTAGAGCAACTTCAACTACCATTACTCAGTTAGTTGATACTGCCGGTAAACTCTCTCAAAATAGAAGAGGTGCTTTAATCGTTGTAGATTTGGGGAGTGATTTAAGACCTGAAGATTTTTTATATTCAGGTACCAATATTGAGGCACAATTATCAACTGACCTTTTAATAAATCTTTTTGCTACAGATACGCCTTTACATGATGGAGCAGTTCTTGTGAAAGGAAATAAAATAATTTCTGCTGGCGTAATACTTCCTCTCTCAAGACAAGGAATAAGTAGATATGGCACAAGACATTTAGCAGCATTAGGTATTACAGAAAGATTTGATAGATGTATTTGTATTGTTGTTTCTGAAGAAACAGGTACGTTATCATTAGCAAACCAAGGTAAACTTGAAAGACCAATTACCAGCAGCAGGTTACAAGAACTTCTTGCAAAATTGATTGGAAATCAAAACTCTATAGGAGCAAATAAAGCATCTGTAAATAAAAATGTTTCATCCCAAAAGATAGACTCGAGTGATAATATCATCAGTGATATTAATAAAAAAGAGTCAGAAAAATCAGAAATTTTTGTTAACAAAAAGGATTAA
- a CDS encoding isoprenyl transferase, translating into MSLEKVIDDKITDLLRKIDKQKLPKHVAIIMDGNGRWATRKGLPRSFGHKQGVSVLKKILKAAKNLGCKVITVYAFSTENWTRPTKEVDFLINLFSEVLKKEIKEIHEESTKIKFIGDLTPFPKNLKEIISSSESLTKHNNKFLFNVCVNYGGRQEIVKVAKELALKSSSGEIKPSEINEELFNSELLTRGIKDPELLIRTSGEKRISNFLLWQLAYSEIYISDVLWPEFNEHEFLKAIIDYQSRNRRFGGIESLPNESFEDSQYIS; encoded by the coding sequence ATGAGTTTAGAAAAAGTAATAGACGATAAAATTACTGACTTATTAAGGAAAATAGATAAGCAAAAATTGCCCAAGCATGTAGCAATAATTATGGACGGCAATGGGAGATGGGCGACTAGAAAAGGTTTACCCCGATCATTTGGACATAAGCAGGGCGTCAGTGTATTAAAAAAAATTCTCAAAGCTGCAAAAAATTTAGGTTGTAAAGTAATTACTGTTTATGCTTTTTCAACTGAAAATTGGACAAGACCAACAAAAGAAGTTGATTTTCTTATAAATCTTTTTAGCGAAGTTTTAAAAAAAGAAATTAAAGAGATACATGAAGAATCAACAAAAATAAAATTTATAGGAGATTTAACTCCTTTCCCAAAAAATTTAAAAGAAATAATATCTAGTTCAGAATCACTTACTAAACACAATAATAAATTTTTATTCAATGTTTGTGTTAATTACGGAGGCAGACAAGAAATAGTAAAAGTTGCAAAAGAACTAGCATTAAAATCTTCTTCTGGAGAAATAAAACCAAGTGAAATTAATGAAGAATTATTTAATTCAGAGTTATTAACTAGAGGAATTAAGGATCCAGAATTACTAATAAGAACTAGTGGTGAAAAAAGGATCAGTAATTTTTTATTATGGCAATTAGCATATTCAGAAATTTATATATCTGACGTACTTTGGCCAGAATTCAATGAGCATGAATTTCTTAAAGCAATAATTGATTACCAATCAAGAAATAGACGTTTTGGCGGTATAGAATCATTACCAAATGAATCTTTTGAAGATTCTCAATATATTTCCTAA